In Prescottella soli, a genomic segment contains:
- a CDS encoding potassium-transporting ATPase subunit C, which yields MRFGIGLLKQVWAGLLVLLALTAILGVLYPAAVWGVGRISSGSAEGSPVTDAAGCVVGSRWIGVDSQVQEGKPDPFFHNRVVGSVADGDPFATGDPAAALPSNQGPSSEVLAGFVEARRAAIAEREGVAPQDVPVDAVTGSGSGVDPHISPAYAALQVRRVAAANGVSEDRVRELVSEHTEGRQLGFLGAERVNVLELNLALGLTAPGCGAAQSGE from the coding sequence ATGAGATTCGGAATCGGACTTCTCAAGCAGGTGTGGGCCGGGCTGCTCGTGCTGCTCGCGCTCACCGCGATCCTCGGTGTGCTGTACCCGGCCGCCGTGTGGGGTGTCGGGCGCATCAGCTCCGGCTCGGCGGAGGGCTCGCCGGTGACCGACGCCGCGGGCTGCGTGGTGGGTAGCCGCTGGATCGGGGTCGACTCCCAGGTGCAGGAGGGCAAGCCGGATCCGTTCTTCCACAACCGGGTCGTCGGCTCGGTCGCGGACGGCGATCCCTTCGCCACCGGCGACCCGGCCGCGGCGCTGCCGTCCAACCAGGGCCCCAGCAGCGAGGTGCTCGCCGGATTCGTCGAGGCACGTCGGGCCGCGATCGCCGAGCGGGAGGGTGTCGCTCCGCAGGACGTTCCGGTCGACGCCGTCACGGGCTCCGGATCCGGGGTCGATCCGCACATCTCGCCCGCGTACGCGGCCCTGCAGGTGCGGCGGGTCGCGGCCGCCAACGGAGTGAGCGAGGACCGTGTCCGCGAGCTGGTCTCCGAGCACACCGAGGGCCGTCAACTCGGATTCCTCGGGGCCGAGCGGGTGAACGTGCTCGAACTCAATCTCGCACTGGGCCTGACCGCGCCTGGGTGCGGCGCGGCGCAGTCGGGTGAATGA
- a CDS encoding sensor histidine kinase, with protein MVLLVVAVAVAVLVDAAAKRAREARRASQEAELLALFAGSVLRGADLPALLEKVRETYAQTGVSVIRRGEGVISSAGASPPRTVDDAGTVCEVGDGEYTLLLAGSELGARDRKVLNAVANQAVGLIRQRQLAEEASQASALAEADRLRRSLLSAVSHDLRTPLAAVKAAVSSLRSDDIEFSPEDTAELLATVEESTDQLTALVGNLLDSSRLAAGVVKPTLRRVYLEEVVHRALVGAGFGGPGSARRVRDQVKVEVGAAAVMADAGLLERVLANLVDNALRYAPDEPVRIGAARVGDRMTITVADTGPGLARGTHDQVFDAFQRLGDRDNTIGVGLGLSVVKGFVEAMGGTVSATDTPGGGLTMVVELAASPVGTGAGDTPAGPAEDTEGAR; from the coding sequence ATGGTGCTGTTGGTGGTCGCGGTGGCGGTCGCCGTGCTCGTCGACGCCGCCGCCAAACGTGCGCGCGAGGCCCGGCGGGCGTCGCAGGAGGCCGAGCTGCTGGCACTGTTCGCCGGGTCCGTGCTGCGCGGGGCCGACCTGCCGGCGCTGCTCGAGAAGGTGCGGGAGACGTACGCGCAGACGGGCGTCAGCGTCATCCGTCGCGGCGAGGGGGTGATCAGCTCCGCGGGCGCCTCGCCGCCGCGCACCGTCGACGACGCCGGGACGGTGTGCGAGGTGGGCGACGGCGAGTACACGCTGCTGCTCGCGGGCAGCGAACTCGGCGCCAGGGACCGGAAGGTGCTCAACGCGGTCGCGAACCAGGCGGTCGGACTGATCCGGCAGCGGCAGCTGGCGGAGGAGGCCAGCCAGGCGTCGGCGCTGGCGGAGGCGGACCGGTTGCGGCGGTCGCTGCTCTCGGCCGTCAGCCACGATCTGCGCACGCCGCTGGCCGCGGTCAAGGCAGCCGTGTCGAGCCTGCGCAGCGACGACATCGAGTTCTCGCCCGAGGACACCGCCGAACTCCTGGCGACAGTCGAGGAGTCGACCGATCAGTTGACGGCGCTGGTCGGCAATCTCCTCGACTCGTCGCGGCTGGCAGCGGGCGTGGTCAAGCCGACGCTGCGGCGGGTGTACCTGGAGGAAGTGGTGCACCGGGCCCTCGTCGGCGCCGGTTTCGGCGGGCCCGGTTCGGCGCGGCGCGTGCGGGACCAGGTGAAGGTCGAGGTGGGCGCTGCCGCGGTGATGGCCGACGCCGGGCTGCTCGAGCGGGTCCTGGCGAACCTCGTCGACAACGCGCTGCGGTACGCGCCGGACGAGCCCGTCCGGATCGGTGCGGCGCGGGTGGGGGACCGGATGACGATCACCGTCGCCGACACGGGCCCCGGTCTGGCCCGCGGCACGCACGATCAGGTGTTCGATGCCTTCCAGCGGCTCGGCGACCGGGACAACACGATCGGCGTCGGTCTGGGATTGTCGGTGGTCAAGGGATTCGTGGAAGCGATGGGTGGAACCGTCAGTGCGACGGACACGCCGGGGGGCGGATTGACGATGGTCGTCGAGCTGGCCGCCAGCCCGGTCGGAACCGGAGCCGGAGACACGCCGGCGGGGCCGGCCGAAGATACGGAAGGAGCCCGATGA
- a CDS encoding response regulator — translation MTRVLVVDDEPQILRALRINLSVRGYEVTTASTGAAALRAAAEKHPEVVVLDLGLPDMDGIEVLAGLRGWCTAPVIVLSARTDSSDKVEALDAGADDYVTKPFGMDEFLARLRAAVRRGAAAAETSEPVVTTDSFTVDLAAKKVTRDGAEVHLTPTEWGMLEMLVRNKGKLVGQKELLREVWGPAYATETHYLRVYLAQLRRKLEVDPSKPRHLLTETGMGYRFQV, via the coding sequence ATGACCCGGGTGTTGGTGGTCGACGACGAGCCGCAGATCCTGCGTGCACTACGGATCAACCTGAGTGTCCGCGGCTACGAGGTCACGACGGCGTCGACCGGCGCTGCGGCGCTGCGGGCGGCGGCCGAGAAGCACCCCGAGGTGGTGGTGCTCGACCTCGGCCTGCCCGACATGGACGGCATCGAGGTGCTCGCGGGGCTGCGGGGCTGGTGCACGGCTCCGGTGATCGTGCTGTCGGCGCGCACGGACTCGTCGGACAAGGTCGAGGCGCTCGACGCCGGCGCCGACGACTACGTCACCAAACCGTTCGGGATGGACGAGTTCCTCGCCCGGCTGCGGGCCGCGGTGCGGCGTGGGGCGGCCGCGGCGGAGACGAGCGAACCGGTGGTGACCACCGACTCGTTCACGGTCGATCTGGCGGCGAAGAAGGTCACCCGAGACGGGGCCGAAGTGCACTTGACACCCACCGAGTGGGGGATGCTCGAGATGCTCGTGCGCAACAAGGGCAAGCTCGTCGGGCAGAAGGAACTGCTGCGCGAGGTCTGGGGTCCGGCGTATGCCACCGAGACGCACTACCTGCGGGTCTACCTCGCTCAGCTGCGCCGCAAGCTGGAGGTGGATCCGTCGAAGCCGCGGCATCTGCTGACCGAGACCGGCATGGGATATCGCTTCCAGGTTTAG
- a CDS encoding alanine/glycine:cation symporter family protein, with protein MDSLVELVTDVNDIYWYGVIVLLVGLGLYFTVRSRFVQVRLLPDMLRSVIEPAEELPDGTKGISAFRAFSISAASRVGTGNIAGVAIAISVGGPGAVFWMWVMAIIGAASAFIESTLAQVYKIRDKDGGFRGGPAYYMLHGLRRRWMGVIFAVVITVTYGFVFNAVQTNSIVDAVSTSLDTDSRGVAIAVGVLVAGLTAAVIFGGIRRISAVSQVVVPVVAGAYLALALLVVVLNITEVPGMVKLIVENAFGVREVVSGGFAAAFMNGIRRGLFSNEAGMGSSPNAGATAAVSHPVKQGLVQSLGVYFDTLLVCSATAFVILLSNPEYGTKAGASLTQNALGEQLGGWTVHFLTFTIFFLAFTSVIGNYYYGETNIEFLTESKRVRTGFRALVVVCVFAGAIGSVPLVWALADLVMGVMATVNLLALLPLSGVAFLLFRHYSRQRAAGLDPTFHREELPEIEGIQVWERATDSGADGRISTHG; from the coding sequence GTGGACTCGCTCGTGGAACTGGTCACCGACGTCAATGACATCTACTGGTACGGCGTCATCGTGCTGCTCGTCGGCCTGGGCCTGTACTTCACGGTGCGCTCCCGGTTCGTGCAGGTGCGGCTGCTGCCGGACATGCTGCGATCGGTCATCGAGCCCGCCGAGGAGTTGCCGGACGGGACCAAGGGCATCTCGGCGTTCCGTGCGTTCTCGATCTCCGCGGCGTCGCGGGTGGGGACCGGCAACATCGCCGGTGTCGCCATCGCGATCAGCGTGGGCGGGCCGGGCGCGGTGTTCTGGATGTGGGTCATGGCGATCATCGGTGCGGCCAGCGCGTTCATCGAGTCCACGCTCGCCCAGGTCTACAAGATCCGCGACAAGGACGGCGGGTTCCGCGGCGGCCCGGCCTACTACATGCTGCACGGACTTCGCCGCCGCTGGATGGGCGTGATCTTCGCGGTCGTCATCACCGTGACCTACGGATTCGTGTTCAACGCGGTCCAGACCAACTCGATCGTCGATGCGGTGTCCACCTCCCTCGACACGGACAGCCGCGGCGTGGCGATCGCAGTGGGCGTGTTGGTCGCGGGTCTGACCGCGGCGGTGATCTTCGGCGGCATCCGCCGGATCTCGGCCGTCTCGCAGGTCGTGGTGCCGGTGGTCGCGGGTGCGTACCTGGCACTCGCGCTGCTGGTCGTGGTGCTCAACATCACCGAGGTGCCGGGCATGGTCAAGCTTATCGTCGAGAACGCCTTCGGTGTCCGGGAGGTGGTGAGCGGCGGATTCGCAGCGGCGTTCATGAACGGCATCCGGCGCGGCCTCTTCTCGAACGAGGCAGGCATGGGTTCGTCGCCCAATGCCGGTGCGACGGCAGCTGTTTCGCATCCCGTCAAACAGGGGCTGGTGCAGAGCCTGGGCGTCTATTTCGACACCCTGCTGGTGTGCAGCGCGACGGCGTTCGTCATCCTGCTCTCGAATCCCGAGTACGGCACCAAGGCCGGGGCGTCGCTCACCCAGAACGCGCTCGGCGAGCAACTCGGCGGGTGGACCGTGCACTTCCTCACCTTCACGATCTTCTTCCTCGCGTTCACGTCGGTGATCGGCAACTACTACTACGGCGAGACCAACATCGAATTCCTCACCGAGTCCAAGCGGGTGCGGACCGGCTTTCGAGCCCTGGTGGTGGTGTGCGTGTTCGCCGGCGCGATCGGGTCGGTGCCACTCGTGTGGGCGCTGGCCGACCTCGTGATGGGGGTGATGGCGACAGTGAACCTGTTGGCGCTGCTGCCGCTGTCCGGTGTCGCGTTCCTGCTGTTCCGGCACTACAGCCGACAGCGCGCCGCGGGCCTGGATCCCACCTTCCACCGTGAGGAGCTGCCCGAGATCGAGGGCATTCAGGTGTGGGAGCGTGCCACCGACTCGGGCGCGGATGGCAGGATCTCCACCCATGGCTGA
- a CDS encoding OsmC family protein: MAEQTPQSAPAPTELWVERTGTRLYTGRSSRGAEVRIGSESVEGVFTPGELLKIALAACSGMSSDFPISRRLGDDYDATIRVSGAADRENEVYPHLEETLELDLSELDPEAQDRLVTLVERSVDKVCTVGRTLKAGTNVTLKITRG; the protein is encoded by the coding sequence ATGGCTGAACAGACTCCGCAATCCGCTCCCGCGCCGACCGAGCTGTGGGTCGAACGCACCGGCACCCGCCTCTACACCGGCCGTAGCTCTCGCGGTGCCGAGGTGCGTATCGGGTCGGAATCGGTGGAGGGCGTCTTCACCCCCGGCGAACTGCTCAAGATCGCCCTGGCCGCGTGCTCGGGCATGAGCTCGGACTTCCCGATCTCGCGCCGGCTCGGCGACGACTACGACGCCACCATCCGCGTCTCGGGAGCCGCAGACCGGGAGAACGAGGTGTACCCGCACCTCGAGGAGACCCTCGAACTCGACCTCAGCGAACTCGACCCCGAGGCCCAGGACAGGCTGGTCACGCTCGTCGAGCGTTCGGTCGACAAGGTGTGCACCGTCGGCCGCACGCTCAAGGCGGGCACCAACGTCACGCTGAAGATCACGCGGGGCTAG
- a CDS encoding alpha/beta hydrolase family protein, translating to MEFIFDDEAFKFETLRAAGFAGDAGADIGEVVVTAAQIPEGDEDAWTAAWRAIADRTARRGEVSLEVGDSVSAREAFLRASSYYRSAEFYRRKDPSNDPQVLELSRLSRDYLVKAGGLLDGPFEEVSIRYPDGEMPGYLFLVDDSGKPRPTVIYTNGFDSTREEGYFVVGAAALRRGYNFLAYDGPGQGWMIREKKVPYRADWENVLGPVVDYALTVPEIDSAKIVHFGYSLGGYLVARYAAHDHRSAAIVCNDGMITFYASYSPIPAFLLRLIEEERDDEAMPILEILMKSDTNARWGLQNGMWVYGVETVADYVRRTADYTLTAEDIRRIQTPTLILEGEDDKVFKGQAAKLAAQMQAPYEHVVMRNSDGAGQHCHEGAMYQLHQTVFNFLAKTLS from the coding sequence GTGGAGTTCATCTTCGATGACGAAGCGTTCAAGTTCGAGACGTTGCGTGCGGCTGGATTCGCTGGTGATGCAGGGGCAGACATCGGCGAGGTAGTCGTAACGGCGGCACAGATTCCCGAGGGCGACGAGGATGCCTGGACGGCGGCGTGGAGGGCGATCGCGGACCGGACTGCGCGGCGGGGGGAGGTGTCCCTCGAGGTCGGCGACAGCGTCAGCGCACGGGAGGCGTTCTTGCGTGCGTCCAGCTATTACCGGTCGGCCGAGTTCTATCGACGCAAAGATCCGTCGAACGATCCTCAGGTATTGGAGTTGTCCAGGCTGTCCAGGGACTACCTCGTCAAAGCCGGTGGCTTGCTGGACGGTCCGTTCGAAGAGGTGTCCATCCGGTACCCGGACGGTGAGATGCCAGGCTATCTGTTCCTCGTCGACGACAGCGGGAAACCTCGCCCTACCGTCATCTACACGAACGGTTTCGACTCCACTCGCGAGGAAGGCTACTTCGTTGTCGGGGCGGCGGCGCTGCGCCGGGGGTACAACTTTCTGGCGTATGACGGCCCGGGCCAAGGATGGATGATTCGGGAGAAGAAGGTGCCGTACCGGGCGGACTGGGAAAACGTCCTGGGCCCTGTGGTCGATTACGCGCTGACCGTGCCGGAGATCGACAGCGCCAAGATCGTGCATTTCGGTTACAGCCTGGGCGGCTACCTCGTCGCGCGGTATGCCGCCCACGATCATCGGTCGGCAGCGATCGTGTGTAACGACGGCATGATCACGTTCTACGCGTCCTACTCCCCGATTCCTGCTTTCCTTCTGCGCCTCATCGAGGAGGAGCGAGACGACGAGGCCATGCCGATCCTCGAGATCCTGATGAAGAGCGACACCAACGCGCGGTGGGGATTGCAGAACGGCATGTGGGTGTACGGGGTGGAGACCGTCGCCGACTACGTTCGCAGAACCGCTGATTACACACTGACCGCCGAAGACATCCGGCGGATACAGACACCGACGCTCATCCTCGAAGGCGAGGACGACAAGGTGTTCAAGGGCCAGGCCGCGAAGCTGGCCGCGCAGATGCAGGCCCCCTACGAACACGTCGTCATGCGAAATTCGGACGGCGCCGGGCAACACTGCCACGAAGGCGCTATGTACCAACTCCACCAAACGGTATTCAACTTCCTCGCGAAGACCCTGAGTTAG
- a CDS encoding FAD-dependent monooxygenase produces MEPSKAFRAVIVGGSVGGLAAAHELRAVGAEIAVYERSAGRMEARGAGIVMQPEVEALLVGLGTSARAVSVELRERQRLHRDGRAERYEAPQLMTAWDALYRTLREPLAGVCYRLDSALKRVRVEAGEVTAEFADGHTAQGHFLVGADGIGSATRQLLDHAVHPSYAGYVAWRGLEQESALPGDLLELLTGRFTFFGSDGLQMLCYLVPGPEGQLAEGSRRVNWVWYTNVPEHALPRLLDSRSGKSYTTFLPPGEMLPETATELAATADASLPPQFAQLVERSEVFMQPVFDLRPHRMVADHAALIGDAAGTVRPHTASGTSKAFGDAAGLAAALHGWAPGQNLPAARLADWERERLTHLVMLSRAGIDLANRSSLGTATGRRFFVPR; encoded by the coding sequence ATGGAACCGAGCAAGGCGTTCAGAGCCGTCATCGTCGGGGGCTCCGTCGGGGGTCTCGCAGCCGCCCACGAGCTGCGGGCCGTCGGCGCCGAGATCGCCGTCTACGAGCGCTCGGCAGGCAGGATGGAGGCGCGCGGCGCCGGGATCGTCATGCAGCCCGAGGTGGAGGCGCTCCTCGTCGGCCTCGGCACGTCGGCACGAGCGGTCAGCGTCGAGCTGCGGGAGCGCCAACGGCTCCACCGCGACGGCAGGGCCGAGCGATACGAGGCCCCCCAGCTGATGACCGCGTGGGACGCGCTGTACCGGACGCTGCGAGAACCCCTTGCCGGGGTCTGCTACCGCCTGGACAGCGCCCTGAAACGGGTCCGAGTCGAGGCCGGCGAGGTCACAGCCGAGTTCGCCGACGGGCACACAGCGCAGGGCCACTTCCTCGTCGGCGCCGACGGAATCGGCTCGGCGACTCGCCAACTGCTCGATCACGCCGTGCACCCCTCGTACGCCGGTTACGTGGCCTGGCGGGGGCTGGAGCAGGAGTCTGCCCTGCCGGGCGATCTGCTGGAGCTGCTGACGGGCCGGTTCACGTTCTTCGGTTCGGACGGCCTACAGATGCTGTGCTACCTCGTTCCCGGCCCCGAGGGCCAGCTGGCCGAGGGCTCCAGACGCGTCAACTGGGTGTGGTACACCAACGTGCCCGAGCACGCTCTACCGAGACTTCTCGACAGCCGATCCGGGAAGTCGTACACGACGTTCCTGCCGCCCGGAGAGATGCTGCCGGAAACCGCCACGGAGCTCGCCGCCACCGCGGATGCATCGCTTCCACCGCAATTCGCGCAGCTCGTAGAGCGCTCCGAGGTCTTCATGCAACCCGTGTTCGATCTTCGTCCTCATCGGATGGTCGCCGACCACGCCGCCCTGATCGGCGACGCCGCCGGAACGGTCCGTCCCCACACTGCCTCCGGAACCTCCAAGGCGTTCGGGGACGCGGCCGGGCTTGCGGCGGCCCTGCACGGCTGGGCGCCCGGCCAGAACCTGCCCGCCGCGCGTCTGGCGGACTGGGAGCGGGAGCGACTCACCCACCTGGTCATGCTGTCGCGCGCCGGGATCGACCTCGCCAACCGGTCGTCGCTCGGAACCGCAACCGGACGACGCTTTTTCGTTCCTCGGTGA
- a CDS encoding acylphosphatase translates to MDDTGATERLTAWVHGYVQGVGFRWWTRARALELGLAGHATNHADGRVLVIAEGSRDALERLLGLLRSGQTPGSVTLVVEHFGAARGGLSGFVER, encoded by the coding sequence ATGGACGACACCGGCGCGACCGAACGCCTCACCGCCTGGGTACACGGTTACGTCCAGGGCGTCGGATTCCGGTGGTGGACGCGGGCCCGCGCGCTGGAACTCGGGCTGGCGGGCCACGCCACCAACCATGCGGACGGCCGGGTGCTCGTCATCGCGGAGGGGTCGCGGGACGCGCTGGAACGACTCCTGGGTTTGCTGCGGTCCGGGCAGACGCCCGGGAGTGTGACGCTGGTCGTCGAGCACTTCGGCGCGGCGCGCGGGGGACTTTCCGGATTCGTCGAGCGCTGA